From Populus trichocarpa isolate Nisqually-1 chromosome 19, P.trichocarpa_v4.1, whole genome shotgun sequence, a single genomic window includes:
- the LOC18108542 gene encoding disease resistance protein RPV1: MSCFFEVFAYIWRFIIRNPRVSPSPSTPSTLTTAQPQVMKYNVFLSFRGEDTRFDFTSHLYAALNRKQILTFIDYQLVRGDEISASLLRTIEEAKLSVIVFSENYASSKWCLEELAKIFERRKNNGQIVIPVFYQVDPSHVRNQTGSFGDAFARLIKKKALTMDKEQSFRDALKDTATLSGWTLGNSQLESEFIEKIVGDVSNKLQAMSSSHTTALFGIDVRVNKVESLLKMESPDVLIVGIRGMGGIGKTTIAQAVSNKVRSRFEGIFFANFRQELETGSMADLQRRFLSQLLGQEILNNSFLSFRDSFVRERLRRKTVFIVLDDVDDSIPLEGWTDLLDGRSSFGRGSKVLITSRDKQVFKNVVDETYEVEGLNYEDSLKLFSSKALKNCSPTIDHRELIEKIASHVQGNPLALIDLGSSLYGKSTVEWCSALNKLAQNPRIEKA; the protein is encoded by the exons ATGTCTTGTTTCTTCGAAGTGTTTGCTTATATCTGGAGATTCATCATACGAAACCCCCGTGTTTCTCCATCGCCATCTACTCCTTCCACCTTAACCACCGCCCAGCCACAAGTAATGAAATATAATGTCTTCCTTAGTTTCAGAGGAGAAGACACTCGTTTTGATTTTACCAGCCACCTCTATGCCGCTTTGAACCGGAAGCAAATCCTGACTTTCATAGATTATCAGCTTGTGAGAGGAGATGAGATCTCGGCATCACTTCTGAGAACAATTGAAGAGGCCAAGCTTtctgtgattgttttttctgaAAACTATGCATCTTCCAAATGGTGCTTGGAGGAGCTTGCAAAGATTTTTGAGCGTAGAAAAAATAATGGACAGATAGTTATTCCGGTATTCTACCAGGTGGATCCATCCCATGTAAGAAATCAAACAGGAAGCTTTGGGGATGCATTTGCTAGACTTATAAAGAAGAAAGCTTTGACGATGGACAAAGAGCAGAGCTTCAGAGACGCTTTGAAGGATACAGCCACTCTATCTGGATGGACCTTAGGGAATTCTCA GCTGGAGTCTGAATTTATTGAGAAAATCGTTGGAGATGTTTCGAACAAATTACAAGCCATGTCTTCAAGTCACACTACAGCTCTATTTGGAATTGATGTTCGTGTTAACAAAGTTGAGTCTTTGTTAAAAATGGAATCTCCAGATGTTCTCATTGTAGGGATACGGGGAATGGGTGGTATCGGTAAGACAACGATTGCTCAAGCTGTGAGCAACAAGGTTCGTTCTCGATTTGAAGGAATCTTTTTTGCAAACTTTAGGCAAGAATTAGAAACAGGTTCCATGGCTGATTTGCAAAGAAGATTTCTTTCACAGCTGCTTGGCCAAGAAATTCTGAACAATAGCTTCTTGAGTTTTCGAGATTCTTTTGTGAGGGAGAGACTTCGTCGTAAAACGGTTTTTATTGTTCTGGATGATGTGGATGATTCAATCCCTTTGGAAGGATGGACAGATTTGCTTGATGGACGCAGTTCATTTGGTCGGGGCAGTAAAGTTCTCATAACAAGTAGGGATAAACAAGTGTTTAAGAATGTAGTAGACGAAACATACGAGGTTGAGGGGTTGAACTATGAAGACTCTCTTAAACTCTTTAGCTCAAAAGCCTTGAAGAATTGCAGCCCCACAATTGATCATAGAGAATTGATAGAAAAGATTGCAAGTCATGTACAAGGCAATCCGTTGGCTCTTATAGATTTGGGTTCCTCTCTCTATGGTAAAAGCACTGTAGAATGGTGCAGTGCATTGAATAAACTAGCTCAGAACCCTCGAATCGAAAAGGCATAA